In one window of Macrotis lagotis isolate mMagLag1 chromosome 5, bilby.v1.9.chrom.fasta, whole genome shotgun sequence DNA:
- the LOC141488834 gene encoding tapasin-related protein-like yields the protein MVAREMLLLNLFSPELLWILGWHVVEAGMKLGNVGQLPCILEIPPEPSKSPNEAQTQWQHIQLVLSSSESMFLPHQANSDTFFLQDKAGVLLPYIDKDVDKLECKVGRYFTANIQILWPGLPQHQALLPTWYIVTITHMENHFRIITFCFQPAEAAQGTGPAPLSGVFSLYTKASKVQAKLQETVFLSCGFVMDHIPKVVDVTWVLRQKGGRYREVLKYTGKQGQVVHLHKQVEIFPSEIPRGNASIQLSNMAIKDEGNYFCSVVTAGLHGELGIDVAVVEAPKVTLFPQTPTLTLKEGEEQKLVCEVSRYFPLEAHVQWLREPVEGRMLPEVVRNVLFGNHRQSSDETYSFSSYYLLKASLRDDGVRYTCRVEHEGLQFPIRKSIVIKVTEKSQPWLWLLSGCCIILLVLLLKYLHQVKSADRRKFY from the exons ATGGTGGCAAGAGAAATGCTACTCCTGAACCTGTTCAGCCCTG AGCTACTGTGGATTCTAGGCTGGCATGTGGTAGAGGCTGGCATGAAGCTGGGCAACGTTGGCCAACTGCCCTGCATCTTGGAGATTCCTCCAGAGCCCTCCAAGAGCCCCAATGAGGCTCAGACTCAGTGGCAGCATATTCAGCTGGTGCTGAGCAGTTCTGAGAGCATGTTCCTGCCACATCAAGCCAACAGTGACACCTTCTTCTTGCAGG ACAAGGCAGGGGTCCTTCTCCCTTATATCGACAAGGATGTGGATAAGCTGGAATGCAAAGTGGGCCGCTACTTCACTGCCAACATCCAGATCCTGTGGCCAGGCCTCCCTCAACACCAGGCCCTGCTGCCCACCTGGTACATCGTGACGATCACCCACATGGAAAACCATTTCAGAATCATCACTTTTTGTTTCCAGCCTGCTGAAGCTGCCCAGGGCACCGGACCAGCACCTCTCTCAG GAGTGTTCTCCCTTTACACAAAGGCCTCCAAAGTCCAGGCAAAGCTACAAGAGACTGTCTTTCTCTCCTGTGGATTCGTCATGGACCACATCCCCAAGGTTGTGGATGTGACATGGGTGCTTCGGCAGAAGGGGGGACGATATCGGGAAGTGCTGAAGTATACTGGGAAACAGGGCCAGGTGGTTCACCTCCACAAGCAGGTCGAGATCTTCCCCAGCGAGATCCCTCGTGGCAATGCCTCCATTCAGCTTTCCAATATGGCAATCAAGGACGAGGGCAACTATTTCTGCTCTGTGGTCACGGCTGGGCTCCATGGGGAGCTTGGCATCGATGTGGCTGTTGTGG aGGCCCCCAAAGTCACACTCTTCCCCCAGACTCCCACTCTGACTTTGAAGGAAGGGGAGGAGCAGAAGCTGGTGTGTGAGGTCAGCCGCTACTTCCCGCTGGAAGCCCACGTACAATGGCTACGTGAGCCTGTGGAAGGCCGCATGCTACCAGAGGTGGTGAGAAATGTCCTTTTTGGCAATCACCGGCAGAGCAGCGATGAAACTTACAGTTTCTCCAGCTACTATCTCCTGAAGGCCTCACTCCGGGATGATGGTGTACGGTATACCTGCCGGGTAGAACATGAGGGCCTGCAATTCCCCATTAGGAAAAGCATTGTAATCAAAGTGACAG AAAAGTCTCAGCCCTGGTTGTGGCTCCTCTCAGGCTGCTGCATAATTCTGCTAGTTCTGCTTTTGAAGTATCTGCACCAAG tgAAAAGTGCAGACAGG AGGAAGTTTTATTAA